From the Lactuca sativa cultivar Salinas chromosome 9, Lsat_Salinas_v11, whole genome shotgun sequence genome, the window TACTTCTGGCCAAAATTCGCCGTATTCGGGTTCAATACTGGGTCAAGACAACGGGTCGAGTTCGGAGTCTGCAACTCCACCCAAACCCCCACGCAAGGTGCCAAAAACACCACACAAGGTAACAAACACTACAATCATTAAAGccctaattttgactttttctgTATTCGGTTAAACAACAATCAATGTTACTCCATTTCTATAACCCCTTTTGGGTTTTTTTCTTAAATGATGCAATTGTGCCTTCATACGTTCCAAATCTTATGAAATTAACCAATTTTGTACTTTTCTTTAACGATTAGGTTTTGGATGCACCATCGCTTCAAGATGACTTCTACTTGAACCTTGTGGATTGGTCTTCACAGAATGTGCTTGCAGTTGGACTCGGAAGCTGTGTTTATTTATGGACTGCTACAACCAGCAAAGTGGGTTTCGTTTTTTGTCATATCAATTTGGTTTCTAACTAAAAATATGTTCAATTTACTTATTTTGACattgtttcttgatgttttcagGTGACAAAGCTGTGTGATTTGGGGCCTAACGATGGTGTATGCTCTGTTCAATGGACTAGAGAGGGGTCTTATATATCTGTTGGCACTAGTCTTGGAAAAGTTCAGGTACCCATTTGTTTAAATTTACcaattttgcttttttttttttttaaattgtgaaATAAGTATCATATTGAAGTTTTGACTTTTGAACCTTGTTTTGACTTTGATAGGTTTGGGATGGGACCCAGTGCAAAAAGGTTCGAACCATGGGTGggcatcaaacaagaacaggtgTGTTAGCATGGAGCTCACGAATATTGTCTTCAGGAAGTAGAGATCGTAATATACTTCAACATGATCTTCGTGTCCCAAGTGACTACATTAGCAAGCTTGTTGGCCATAAATCAGAGGTAAACAAATTAGATTCCCTTCATTTATACCACTTTCCAAATATCTGAAAAAAGGGTTTGACGCAAAAAAGTAGAAACCCACCTTCATATATTTGTTTATAACATTGTAATTAATAACTCACTAAAATTATGAccattcaatttaattttatttgatatattcctAATATAACATTTGTAGGCATAAAACATAGGAAACAATTTAATTTCTCAATTTTAAAAGAGTTTTTTCCATACAATTTAATTTCTCAATTTTAAAAGAGTTTTTTCCATACACTGCTTTAAAATGTTGTCTTCTAcaattttataaagcataaattgTTATGTATGGAGACCACTTCCATTTGAAAACCTACCTTCATATAAATATGTCACATCATGAAAAATCTAAATTTCATTGATATAATTGCATAGATGTTTCAGAAATATATATTCTAACCAGGAAAAAAGTACAACGtcttaatagaaaaaaaaaatggaacATATATTTTGATTCCTATAATTTGTTTagaaaataaattgaaaatacAATAATTTGTTGTCGTATTCAGGTATGTGGGCTTAAATGGTCTCATGATGATAGAGAACTAGCATCGGGTGGAAATGATAACCAACTTTTGGTGTGGAATCAGCACTCCACACAGCCACTCCTTAAACTGACCGAACACACGGCGGCGGTCAAGGCAATCGCGTGGTCGCCTCACCAGAGCAACCTCCTGGTCTCCGGTGGCGGCACCGCCGACCGGTGCATCCGTTTCTGGAACACCGCCAATGGCAGCCAACTCAACCATGTTGATACTGGTAGCCAAGTGTGTAATTTAGCATGGAGCAAGAATGTGAATGAACTTGTTAGCACTCATGGGTACTCCCAAAATCAGATTATGGTGTGGAAATATCCCACATTGGCTAAGGTATTGCATAATTTTTTTAAGTAATTTTGGTTCTCGAGTATAGCTGGTTTTTGCAAATTTGGGACTCCTTTGCTGTTCTTGTTAcgttttttggaccaaaattgcaaaaattagCTACACTTGTGGaccaaaaatagtcattttactttgAACAAGAAAAAAAAGACCTTACAAAAactcaaataaggaccaaaattgcaaaaagttTACTTACTCAGGGATCAAATACGTAATTTACTCTAACTTTTTTAGGACGAGTTatatttttggtccaaaaaagttttccTTTATCATCATTTGAGGTTTTTTGTCCCATAATTTAAAGAAGGGAAGTAGTATAATTGGTTTTTGCAATTTTGATCCaagaagacaaaaaaaaaacgtTACAAAAACCTCAAACTTTAAAAATTGCAAAAGAAAACTTGTTTGGAGAAAAAAATGCAAAAACCGGCTATATTCAGGGACTAAAATGTATCTTCAAGGAGGAATCTGGTGTTATTTTATAGAATATAAATTTATTTGAACAATTTTGGTGAATTTTATAGGTTGCGACTCTGACGGGACATAGTATGAGAGTATTGTATCTAGCAATGTCACCGGATGGTCAGACAATTGTGACGGGTGCAGGGGACGAGACTTTGAGATTTTGGAATGTCTTCCCATCTGTTAAATCTCAGGTACCTATTTCTAAAATTATATTGTTATTATTGGTAAAAATATTTAGattgtaaatattgttgtttttttttttgttgttgcagGCACCTGTGAGGGACTCTGGACTGTGGTCATTGGGGAGAACTCAAatcagatgatgatgatacaGCAGAAGATGAGGGATTGTAAATTATGGTTTTATCAAAATAGTAGAAAAATATACATGCATATAATACATGCACATACTAAGTTTTCATTTGATGATAGGGTTTTTTTGGGTCTATACTGGCGATAACAATAACTTTTTAGTGCCTTTGAgataaatatcattaaatattTCAGTTTTGTCCTATCAATAAGAAAAACCccttcattatttatttatttatttatattttttgagtttttacGGCTTGACCATTTTTCCATGTTTTACAAAAAAAGTATTACAAAAGTGGTAAATTAATACACGGGGTTTAATATTCAACTCCTTAAATTTAAGGGTTTAATATCAAGTGAATTTAAAAGTGTTGTTACAAAAGTATTAACAAAATCAGACGTTTTATATAGaataagaaattaaatattctcctaCATTTTCTTTCTCCTTATATTTCTAGTCACATGAAATGTGACTATTTAGATAAaattaatgatattttaggacatatacatgaaaaaaaaaatatgacatTCAACTTTAAACTATTTAAAAATTGTCAATAAAAAATATTTCTCTTTTCATTAAGTAAAACTTGCAAGAAAGATCTTAAGAGTTTTTATAGTTTTACCCTATAATTTACCTTATTTTACCAAGGATCCGTGATTAATGCAAATCTTCTTTATTTACAAAAATGTATAATTAACGCTACTTGAATTACATGTCTGTAACTAGGACAATACTCTTACTTTAgcttattttaattatatttttttcctACTCATCTTCCTACCGATATCAAATACATGTGTCATATTTAATGAAATTAATGAGATTTTAATCCATCTGTTAACATTTAATATGTGCAAGAGAATAGATAggaaaaaaatgtaaaataatatttaatctcTTTATTTTTCAATCTTCTATTGCAAATTTATAAATCAGATTCTTGaaataataaactataaaaaaatcaCCACATTGAACAAACAAACAACCTAAGGATTCCcaatacataataataataataataataataataatatcaaataCATGTGTCACAATTAATGAAATTAATGAGATTTTAATCCGTTTGTCAACATTTAATATGGGTAAGAGGATAGAtaggaaaaaaatataaaataatatttaatctctctataatatatttttcaatCTTCTACTGCAAATTTATAAATCAAATTCTTGaaataataaactataaaaaaatcaCCACATTGAACAAACAAACAACCTAAGGATTcccaaaacataataataataataataataataataataataataataataataataataataattcttgaaataataaactataaaaaaatcaCCACATTGAACAAACAAACAACCTAAGGATtcccaataataataataataataataataataataataataataactagcaAAGAACTCGCGGCTACGCTGCTTTTAGGTAATATGGGAAAAATCGGCAAACTTCTTTTAGGTAATATGGGAAAAATCGGCAAACTTTAAAAAATATGCGCTGAAAGTGTAAATCACCACAAATAGGAGAGAAAGTCGACAACCTCTAAAATTAGATGTCAAAAGTGTAAAACAACCAAAAGAAGGGATACTGGTGgagaaaatccaaaaatgttgTGGCAATAATGTGAAAGTTGCAAAAGTTGGGAACATATGATAGCAAAATTCTAAAGGacgttttttgtgttttttatgtcaaaatgtaaaagttttgactacAAGGACGAAAAGTATCAAATTCATTAAAGATTTGtggaaaaaacacaaaaatataaaagttttccCTACAAGGATGAAAAATGTCAAAGTTACTAAAGATTTGTGGCAAAACCCTAAAAACACAAAAACTTAATCGAaacacaaaaatataaatttttttactttaaggactaaaagtgtcaaaTGTAATAAACATTCGTGGCAAAAACCTAAAAACATAAAAGTTACTATTACTAACTTCctttaaatttaatatatatatatatatatatatatatatatatatatatatatatatatatatatatatatatatatatacatacattacagccccacctaagcttaggtactaaacctcttgaaaatacattgttttactatataaagattacggttaatggattcacgattaatacttcaagatgtaaattcaagatcgacacagtagggtttagggtttagagtttagggtttagggtttaggtttatgtttatgtttagggtttaggttttagggttaaggtttagggtttagggtttagggttagggtttagggtttagggtttaggatttagtgtttagatttagggtttagggtttagcttTAGTGTTTAGtgtttaaatttagggtttaggtttaggtttagggtttagtaatgttcacttggatgaagtaataaacgataattAAGGAAAGAAAACGGAGATGATAAAACGATAATGAAATAAAGAAATGTTATGGAGAATGATATATTTACCTAGTGAAACCAAACCGGGTCTATTTAGCATGTTAAAAGGACATATTTTAGAGGTTTAATACCTAAGTTTAGGTGGgactgtaatgtatattccctatcccatatatatatatatatatatatatatatatatatatatatatatatatatatatatatatatatatatatatataataacaactGCACTTCCAACGTCTTAGTAACAACAAAGTATTTGTCCTTAAAAGAGGTTTGATGGtatttttttacaaaattgcaaaaatagtccATGTAGTATgtattttttggggttttagtcataactacgacttttttggattgatggtcctTTAAAGATAGTTTCGTTGGGTTTTTAGTCCCTCAATAAACTGAAATGACCAAATTGcccttattatatttattttccattttactttttttttctataaatatttatatataaaaaataggggcctctctctctctctctctctcttaagaaAACCTGTTGAATTCTTTTCTTCCTGTCCACCGTGGTTTACACAAAAAGGTGAAGCATGTCTTTGTCTCTTTCTTTTGAACCTATCCACCACAACTCCACCTTATATCACCGCCATTAAAATCCGTCAAGCAAGCCTCAAAACACCACCATCTACTGCCTTCCTCCGGTTTAGGGAGCTTGCCACCAAAAACCATCAAGAATCATCGCTGCCTCCATCAATAACCACCACCGGTGGCTTTGATCACCGTGAATCGCCACTAAACACCATTAAACCTCATCCCATCTCCTACTACCTCCCTCTCGACGACCTACTGCCCAGAAAACGAAGAAGATAGCGAGACAGCCAAGGCCTGCCACCTACGACCATCCACCGCTGCCATTACTGTAGAGTTCCGGCTGCCACCGCCAGAAGCCATTGCCCCTGCTGCTTTTCATTCACGGACTCAACTGTTTTCCGGTCACCACCAGCCGCTTCTTTCTTTCCCTCGTCTTTCCCGGTGAGCCTAAACAAGGACGAAGCAACAGAAGGCTGCTGGAGCAGCCTCTGCCGTCGGAGCTCTTTCCTCCACCAACAAATGTCGTCGTCACCGCTACTTCTTCCCTCCGTCGTACCCATCTCCGTTCGCCTCCATCCTCATCGAGCTCGTCGGAACTGGAAGTGGAAGCAGCGAAGCTGCCATCACCGCCCATTGTCACTGCTACTGTAGAGCTCCGGCACCGCCATATCCTGTTACGATCTAGGTGGGTAAACTGGGAATATGTCCGGTTCTTCATCTTGTTTGTATTCTTCTAGGTTGTCCTCCGATTCATCAATCGGAAGGGCCCTCTTCCCATGTCTCCGGTGATCCACCTTGATCGGTCTTTAGAGAGCTTGAGAAAGAGAGGGAGAGTGAGATCGATAACGAGAGCCTAGAGTGAGAGAGAGGcctattttattattaataaaacattaaattaaatagaaaaaaaaatataaaaaacatatcAAGAGGACAGTTTAGTCATTTTAATTTTTGAAGTGACCATTTTCACATATAAACTAGTCTAAAAGGACCAATAATCCAAAAAAGTCAGAGTTTGGACTAAAATCCTAGAAAAATGCATAtttgtccttttttttttttttttttttttttttttttttttttttttttttttaattatgattCTTAAAGGAGGTCTATTGCATATATGTCTTTTTCAAGCAGACAAGCATCGAAAATATGAAATCTTTGAAACCAAAGATCAAATCTTTCTCAAGTTACAACCATATAGACTCAAGTCTCTTTGAAAACATCACAATCAAATGGTATCCGCAAGATTTTAGGGACCTTCAAAGTGTGTTGCAAGTAAGGTAGAATGCTAATGGAAAGAAAGGAATTATCATTAAATGGAAGGATTTACCCTTATTCGAGACTATGTGGGAAGACTTTCAAGCCTTCAAGGAGTCGTTTACTGCCTTTAATCTTGAGAACAAGGTGAAggtcttggggggggggggggggggggggggtggtttAATTGATGCTAGGTCACCTGTCTTGTCTATACTTAGGCTAGAAGGAATAACGGAGGGGTAGCTTAGTCTTTTTGCTGCTTTTAGTCGGTTAAGATGTCCAAAGTTTGTTAGAAAGGTGAGGAGAACTATAAAAAACAGAAGTGAAGTGTTGGTGGTTCATTCTGGAAATTAGTATACAGAGAATTGGAGAGACTTTCCCCTATCAAATGGAGAAAATCATGCAATAACACTTAATTCAGTTTTTTGTACACAATTTCTCTATTTTCATTTTACAAATTTCTATTCTAGTCTATCAGTGTTCACTTCCTTCTCCTCTCTGTTATCTATGTATTTTATAACATAGTCTATTTGATTGTTGTTACCTATTTCATTACATTGTGAAATTCATAATTTCCACTTTCCAAGTTTCCAGGAAGCGTTATAGGTATCAAGCATCTGCTTGAAGCCATGGTTGGTTTGTTAAGTCATCATAAAGGAAACCATTTCaattaattattgatataaagaaaagttgaattttatttcttttttccttttcacATAAAGCAACAATGTACAATGCTCTCCTCAATTAGTACATTTCCTTAACTTTTATCAAGGATATCTCCAAGTCTCTATTCAATCTATACATGGTATTATAACAAATCCAATTGTAATTACATTTTTTCTTTTGGCTATCAAACCATTCGTTgacaaaacaaaaaaatggaGTAAAATCACTGCGTAAAACTGAACTTAAAGCCAATGATAGAAAACCTCTGGTTTCTTGCTTGTTTGCTGGTTAAATGTGTCTGTGTCGTCGTCATCCCTCTCCATCACTGTCATGATTGGGGAATTGTTTACAGATGGTGACGCCATTGATCTCTGACCCTCAGTAAAAACAGTATTAGGCTGAATCCCGGAGTTTTTCTTCATAGATTCAATCTTGTTTTTAACAAAACTGATTTTAGCCTCCATGGATGATGCTAATTCACGTAATTCGATTTCGGAGAGATTGTCCAGAAAATCAAACCAAGTTGGAAATTT encodes:
- the LOC111885210 gene encoding protein FIZZY-RELATED 3, translated to MDSNQRRKSGINLPAGMSETSLRLNTGAGSPSPLIRALSSPSPRIMSPRTISNLTSSPSSKSAGACSDRFIPCRSSSRLHTFGLLDKPSPVKEGGGANNEAYTRLLRCELFGPDFGFSSPAGGTKGSGSYSSPASSPSKNMLRFKTDTSGQNSPYSGSILGQDNGSSSESATPPKPPRKVPKTPHKVLDAPSLQDDFYLNLVDWSSQNVLAVGLGSCVYLWTATTSKVTKLCDLGPNDGVCSVQWTREGSYISVGTSLGKVQVWDGTQCKKVRTMGGHQTRTGVLAWSSRILSSGSRDRNILQHDLRVPSDYISKLVGHKSEVCGLKWSHDDRELASGGNDNQLLVWNQHSTQPLLKLTEHTAAVKAIAWSPHQSNLLVSGGGTADRCIRFWNTANGSQLNHVDTGSQVCNLAWSKNVNELVSTHGYSQNQIMVWKYPTLAKVATLTGHSMRVLYLAMSPDGQTIVTGAGDETLRFWNVFPSVKSQAPVRDSGLWSLGRTQIR